From Bradysia coprophila strain Holo2 chromosome X unlocalized genomic scaffold, BU_Bcop_v1 contig_40, whole genome shotgun sequence, the proteins below share one genomic window:
- the LOC119069886 gene encoding exosome complex component RRP45-like, with protein sequence MMKPALISNCEKNFISDIVSKKQLRLDGRDLNEFRPIKINFGSDWGSVHVSLGETRVLAQVTCEVAQPKSTRPNEGLLFIKVELGPMAAQHFEANRSSDLSVQVNRILERALKDSRCIDLESLCIIAEEKVWNLRVDLNVLNHEGNIIDCASIAALTALAHFKRPDVTTTGDEFIIHTHAEKDPIPIVLHHHPVCISYAIFNNGATAIADPTAMEERVSEANLVFGLNSYRELCGLHFGGITLTSSELLLQCATRGAKRAKLLVDMIKDALQKDETSRSQNQLVGFTECVRMNKITSMKQDRLSIKLKRFKLNEADESNDDERMSEDDEKVADKVQLLDDTSAVLIPDKWESESDSADSDDGEDFQMAEVLPVVKDEEEEATERSVKKKKTKKKKKKKNNSKGAIFVESSNSEEEETVTLNTSEKSDTTSSRSHIYFK encoded by the exons ATGATGAAACCGGCCCTGATATCGAATTGTGAAAAGAACTTTATATCGGACATTGTCAGCAAGAAACAG CTACGTCTCGATGGACGggatttaaatgaatttcggccgataaaaataaatttcggttCTGACTGGGGCAGTGTGCATGTGTCGCTGGGTGAAACACGGGTATTGGCACAGGTCACTTGCGAAGTAGCTCAACCCAAATCGACCCGACCGAATGAGGGACTTCTGTTCATTAAGGTGGAACTTGGTCCGATGGCTGCACAACATTTCGAAGCGAATCGGAGCAGTGATTTAAGTGTTCAGGTGAATCGCATCTTAGAGCGTGCCTTAAAGGATTCACGGTGCATTGACTTGGAGTCGTTGTGTATCATTGCCGAAGAGAAGGTGTGGAATTTGCGGGTGGACCTGAACGTTTTGAATCACGAAGGGAATATTATTG ATTGTGCTTCGATTGCTGCCCTAACTGCTCTGGCACATTTTAAACGGCCAGACGTTACAACCACAGGTGACGAATTCATCATTCACACTCACGCCGAAAAAGATCCAATTCCAATCGTCCTTCACCACCATCCAGTCTGCATTTCATACGCAATCTTCAACAACGG TGCAACTGCCATTGCGGATCCGACAGCTATGGAAGAACGGGTGTCCGAAGCAAATTTAGTGTTCGGATTGAACTCGTATCGGGAATTGTGTGGATTACATTTCGGTGGAATAACCCTCACAAGTTCAGAACTACTGTTACAGTGTGCCACTCGTGGTGCCAAGCGAGCCAAACTGTTAGTTGACATGATCAAAGACGCTTTACAAAAGGATGAAACAAGCCG GTCTCAAAATCAGCTGGTTGGTTTCACCGAGTGTGTTCGTATGAATAAAATTACTTCGATGAAGCAGGACCGTTTGAGCATCAAGTTGAAACGCTTCAAGCTAAACGAAGCCGATGAGAGTAATGACGACGAACGGATGAGTGAGGACGATGAAAAAGTTGCAGATAAAG TACAATTATTGGACGATACATCGGCGGTCCTAATACCAGATAAATGGGAGTCGGAAAGTGATTCAGCTGATAGTGATGATGGAGAAGACTTCCAAATGGCCGAGGTGTTGCCGGTGGTGAAAGATGAAGAGGAAGAAGCTACAGAAAGGAGTgtcaaaaagaagaagacgaagaagaagaagaaaaagaagaacaaCTCGAAAGGGGCGATTTTTG TTGAATCAAGTAACAGCGAAGAGGAGGAGACCGTTACACTGAATACATCCGAGAAGAGTGACACTACATCTTCCAGGTCGCACATTTATTTCAagtga
- the LOC119069881 gene encoding LOW QUALITY PROTEIN: proteasome subunit alpha type-6-like (The sequence of the model RefSeq protein was modified relative to this genomic sequence to represent the inferred CDS: substituted 2 bases at 2 genomic stop codons) has product MQRKIHQLHSIQGIEQGALKRANVAVVATQRKVSGKXIDASTVSHLYRITKNIGCAMTGRIAKRVADSRSQVQRGRYEAANWXYKFGTDIPIECVYKTDPAGYYCGFRAISVGVKQTEANIYLEKKLKKRTDFSEDEAIQLAIACLSTVLAVDFKPSEVEIGIVTKEDPAFRVLSEDDVENHLTAISEKE; this is encoded by the exons ATGCAACGAAAGATACACCAGTTACATTCTATCCAAGGGATTGAACAGGGAGCGTTGAAGAGAGCCAATGTGGCCGTCGTGGCGACACAAAGGAAAGTGTCAGGAAAATAAATCGATGCGTCGACGGTGTCTCATTTATACCGGATCACAAAGAACATCGGTTGCGCGATGACCGGTAGAATTGCTAAGAGAGTCG CCGACAGTAGATCTCAAGTTCAACGTGGCCGATACGAGGCCGCCAATTGGTGATACAAATTCGGCACCGACATTCCCATCGAATGTGTGTACAAAACCGATCCGGCTGGATATTACTGCGGTTTTCGTGCTATTTCCGTTGGTGTCAAACAGACCGAGGCGAACATTTACTTGGagaagaaattgaagaaacgCACCGATTTCAGCGAAGACGAGGCCATTCAATTGGCCATTGCCTGCTTGTCGACTGTGTTGGCCGTTGATTTTAAGCCGTCTGAAGTGGAAATCGGAATTGTCACCAAGGAGGATCCAGCCTTTCGTGTATTGAGCGAAGATGATGTGGAAAATCATCTAACGGCCATATCAGAGAAGGAGTGA
- the LOC119069882 gene encoding LOW QUALITY PROTEIN: myosin-M heavy chain-like (The sequence of the model RefSeq protein was modified relative to this genomic sequence to represent the inferred CDS: substituted 2 bases at 2 genomic stop codons) — protein sequence MLDSMSPKISPPGKFNDMNQRKNFHLQAVHEILTSERSYINQLQMLMKXFVNPLKEQDVLSVEEFNVLFGQIEMIYNLITELLKSLESDLSKVGKAFLRLAPFFTLYFVYAFDYNRAQIVLQELTEKNQRFRXFLEQTESRPEVQTKLMSLLIAPIQRVPRYRLLLQQVILYSSPVDDFDFKIFQDSFKEVESTVSHMNSVVQEQEVTQMMINLQNSLFDQVPKIIKPSEWMLTVRSWTRFPIPIFSSYPHRSQNTTLIIIFGVQQEFSLWLSTLILTLVCYGDSERDDERKT from the exons ATGCTGGATAGCATGTCGCCGAAAATATCTCCGCCCGGCAAATTCAATGACATGAaccaaaggaaaaattttcacCTGCAAGCCGTACATGAAATACTGACCTCGGAGCGCAGTTACATCAATCAACTGCAGATGTTGATGAAGTAATTCGTTAATCCGCTGAAGGAGCAGGACGTGTTGAGCGTAGAGGAATTCAATGTTCTGTTCGGTCAAATCGAAATGATTTACAATTTGATCACGGAACTGTTGAAGAGCTTGGAAAGCGATTTGAGCAAAGTGGGGAAGGCATTTCTGAGACTGGCGCCGTTTTTCACATTGTATTTCGTCTATGCATTCGACTACAATCGAGCACAAATTGTTTTGCAG GAGCTAACCGAGAAGAACCAGCGGTTCCGTTAGTTCTTGGAACAAACTGAATCTCGGCCCGAAGTTCAGACGAAATTGATGTCACTGTTGATAGCGCCAATTCAGCGGGTTCCCAGATATCGACTGCTGCTGCAACAGGTCATCTTATATTCCAGTCCGGTCGATGACTTTGACTTCAAGATATTCCAAG ATTCCTTCAAGGAGGTGGAAAGCACGGTGTCCCACATGAATTCTGTCGTCCAGGAGCAGGAAGTCACCCAAATGATGATAAACTTACAAAATTCGCTGTTCGATCAAGTTCCGAAAATTATCAAGCCTAGTGAGTGGATGCTGACTGTGCGATCATGGACTCGCTTTCCAATTCCCATTTTTTCGTCCTACCCACACAGGTCGCAAAATACGACtctaataataatatttggaGTACAGCAAGAATTTAGCTTATGGCTTTCCACCTTAATTTTAACGTTAGTGTGTTATGGTGATAGCGAGCGAGACGACGAAAGGAAAACTTAA
- the LOC119069872 gene encoding zinc finger protein 813-like isoform X2: MEIEKEENIIVRYIPQYIVIETRYKPLETYVDPQPVSQTSDQYYAIDDDDNECAELKQENFEDDTNDGGVHSKLSPTKRNCNSKSRRLLNEWFMSNLQNPYPTEEQKEVLMSQTNMTKVQVNYWFINKRKRNKHLLNNTKKATGDIDLLDDVENALLSDAVPDTAGTTVELEVTIQSDSVRKRRRKKAIAEQGQLPEICDVCGKSFGQRYMLQSHLKRHDPSTWEVCHICKKSFPDGLKRHMRVHSGERPYVCHICGASYKQAYGLTMHKAIHNESGELFYCDTCNKGYRSKYTLKDHLKLHYRVRNDDSALVVMKSTWKPAKVCTICGFETYNIRSHMIARHSTLRPFKCEICPETFKFKKDLQTHYAYHSDEMNFHCDECEKRFKTKRKLVIHKRIHTNEKSYVCEVCDRSFLVSTYLRKHMRGHTGQRKRHACTECSKDYSGITDLRRHLEKEHGIKVQPNPKYSNNNMTKKYKVT; this comes from the exons ATGGAAATTGAGAAAGAGGAGAATATCATCGTTCGGTACATTCCTCAATACATCGTAATTGAAACTCGGTACAAGCCGCTGGAAACGTATGTTGACCCACAACCAGTTTCACAAACT TCCGATCAATACTATGCCATCGACGATGATGACAACGAATGTGCAGAATTAAAACAAGAGAACTTTGAGGATGACACCAATGACGGTGGGGTACACTCGAAACTGAGTCCAACAAAGCGAAATTGCAATAGCAAATCCAGACGATTGCTAAATGAATGGTTCATGAGTAATCTGCAG aaTCCTTACCCCACCGAAGAGCAAAAGGAAGTCCTAATGTCACAGACAAATATGACTAAAGTTCAG GTGAACTACTGGTTCATCAACAAACGGAAAAGGAACAAACATCTCCTGAATAATACAAAGAAAGCAACCGGCGATATTGATCTACTTGACGATGTAGAAAATGCACTTCTAAGCGATGCCGTGCCCGACACTGCCGGTACCACTGTTGAACTGGAAGTAACCATACAATCAGATTCGGTGCGAAAACGTCGACGAAAAAAAGCGATTGCTGAACAGGGTCAACTACCCGAGATATGTGATGTGTGCGGCAAATCGTTCGGTCAACGTTACATGTTGCAATCGCATTTGAAACGGCATGATCCAAGTACGTGGGAAGTGTGCCacatttgtaagaaaagttttCCGGATGGTTTGAAGCGTCATATGCGTGTCCATTCC GGTGAAAGGCCTTACGTTTGCCACATCTGTGGCGCTTCGTATAAACAAGCCTACGGCTTGACGATGCACAAAGCAATACACAACGAGTCGGGTGAATTATTTTACTGCGACACTTGCAACAAAGGTTACAGGAGTAAATACACTCTGAAAGACCACTTGAAACTGCactaccgtgttaggaacGATGACTCAGCCTTAGTGGTGATGAAAAGTACCTGGAAACCGGCCAAAGTTTGCACAATTTGTGGATTCGAAACGTACAACATAAGATCGCACATGATAGCCCGCCATTCAACGTTACGTCCATTCAAATGTGAAATTTGCCCCGAAACGTTCAAATTCAAGAAAGATCTGCAAACGCATTACGCCTACCATTCGGACGAAATGAACTTCCACTGCGACGAATGTGAGAAACGGTTCAAAACCAAACGGAAATTGGTCATACACAAACGGATACACACGAACGAAAAATCGTACGTCTGTGAGGTATGCGACCGGTCGTTTCTGGTTAGCACATACTTGAGGAAGCATATGAGAGGACATACGGGTCAACGGAAGCGGCACGCTTGCACGGAGTGTTCGAAAGACTATTCGGGAATAACGGATTTGCGGCGCCATTTGGAAAAGGAGCATGGGATTAAGGTTCAACCGAATCCAAAGTATTCAAATAACAACATGACTAAGAAGTATAAAGTGACATAA
- the LOC119069872 gene encoding zinc finger protein 175-like isoform X1 yields the protein MEIEKEENIIVRYIPQYIVIETRYKPLETYVDPQPVSQTVRNSVKYESEARIESETSLQDVQSDQYYAIDDDDNECAELKQENFEDDTNDGGVHSKLSPTKRNCNSKSRRLLNEWFMSNLQNPYPTEEQKEVLMSQTNMTKVQVNYWFINKRKRNKHLLNNTKKATGDIDLLDDVENALLSDAVPDTAGTTVELEVTIQSDSVRKRRRKKAIAEQGQLPEICDVCGKSFGQRYMLQSHLKRHDPSTWEVCHICKKSFPDGLKRHMRVHSGERPYVCHICGASYKQAYGLTMHKAIHNESGELFYCDTCNKGYRSKYTLKDHLKLHYRVRNDDSALVVMKSTWKPAKVCTICGFETYNIRSHMIARHSTLRPFKCEICPETFKFKKDLQTHYAYHSDEMNFHCDECEKRFKTKRKLVIHKRIHTNEKSYVCEVCDRSFLVSTYLRKHMRGHTGQRKRHACTECSKDYSGITDLRRHLEKEHGIKVQPNPKYSNNNMTKKYKVT from the exons ATGGAAATTGAGAAAGAGGAGAATATCATCGTTCGGTACATTCCTCAATACATCGTAATTGAAACTCGGTACAAGCCGCTGGAAACGTATGTTGACCCACAACCAGTTTCACAAACTGTACGCAACAGCGTAAAATATGAAAGTGAGGCTAGAATTGAATCGGAAACTTCACTTCAAGACGTCCAGTCCGATCAATACTATGCCATCGACGATGATGACAACGAATGTGCAGAATTAAAACAAGAGAACTTTGAGGATGACACCAATGACGGTGGGGTACACTCGAAACTGAGTCCAACAAAGCGAAATTGCAATAGCAAATCCAGACGATTGCTAAATGAATGGTTCATGAGTAATCTGCAG aaTCCTTACCCCACCGAAGAGCAAAAGGAAGTCCTAATGTCACAGACAAATATGACTAAAGTTCAG GTGAACTACTGGTTCATCAACAAACGGAAAAGGAACAAACATCTCCTGAATAATACAAAGAAAGCAACCGGCGATATTGATCTACTTGACGATGTAGAAAATGCACTTCTAAGCGATGCCGTGCCCGACACTGCCGGTACCACTGTTGAACTGGAAGTAACCATACAATCAGATTCGGTGCGAAAACGTCGACGAAAAAAAGCGATTGCTGAACAGGGTCAACTACCCGAGATATGTGATGTGTGCGGCAAATCGTTCGGTCAACGTTACATGTTGCAATCGCATTTGAAACGGCATGATCCAAGTACGTGGGAAGTGTGCCacatttgtaagaaaagttttCCGGATGGTTTGAAGCGTCATATGCGTGTCCATTCC GGTGAAAGGCCTTACGTTTGCCACATCTGTGGCGCTTCGTATAAACAAGCCTACGGCTTGACGATGCACAAAGCAATACACAACGAGTCGGGTGAATTATTTTACTGCGACACTTGCAACAAAGGTTACAGGAGTAAATACACTCTGAAAGACCACTTGAAACTGCactaccgtgttaggaacGATGACTCAGCCTTAGTGGTGATGAAAAGTACCTGGAAACCGGCCAAAGTTTGCACAATTTGTGGATTCGAAACGTACAACATAAGATCGCACATGATAGCCCGCCATTCAACGTTACGTCCATTCAAATGTGAAATTTGCCCCGAAACGTTCAAATTCAAGAAAGATCTGCAAACGCATTACGCCTACCATTCGGACGAAATGAACTTCCACTGCGACGAATGTGAGAAACGGTTCAAAACCAAACGGAAATTGGTCATACACAAACGGATACACACGAACGAAAAATCGTACGTCTGTGAGGTATGCGACCGGTCGTTTCTGGTTAGCACATACTTGAGGAAGCATATGAGAGGACATACGGGTCAACGGAAGCGGCACGCTTGCACGGAGTGTTCGAAAGACTATTCGGGAATAACGGATTTGCGGCGCCATTTGGAAAAGGAGCATGGGATTAAGGTTCAACCGAATCCAAAGTATTCAAATAACAACATGACTAAGAAGTATAAAGTGACATAA